In Dysgonomonadaceae bacterium zrk40, one genomic interval encodes:
- a CDS encoding ketoacyl-ACP synthase III, whose product MIINYANSYKPDIIVPNAFFTDNYGISDEEIISKCGIKQRRRTRPEENTNSMAIEAVKKAYFESPLSLDEIDLIIGATYTPYDTVGTLAHAVQNQFNIANAKCFTVDSACSSFVNALEIVECYFANNKASKALIIVSENNSAYNDDSDKNSGFLWGDGAAAVVLSNERHSDEDIEVIDINTTGLGNIGKSIEGVYLRPGNGGIKMPFGKDVFQYACTYMIQETEQILHKNDIPISQLNYLIPHQANKRITDYVAEKLKLKPSQLLTNIEYLGNTGSASTPIVLSQNWDRFKQNDTIVISVFGGGYSSGAVLLKKL is encoded by the coding sequence ATGATAATCAATTATGCGAATTCTTATAAACCGGACATTATAGTCCCTAACGCGTTTTTCACTGATAATTATGGTATTTCTGATGAAGAAATAATTTCCAAATGCGGAATTAAGCAAAGACGAAGAACTCGTCCCGAAGAAAATACAAATTCAATGGCGATTGAAGCCGTTAAAAAGGCCTATTTCGAATCGCCTCTATCCTTAGATGAAATTGATTTAATAATCGGTGCAACCTACACACCTTATGATACAGTTGGCACATTGGCTCATGCAGTACAAAATCAATTCAATATTGCTAATGCTAAATGTTTTACCGTTGATTCCGCCTGTTCTTCATTTGTAAATGCTCTTGAAATAGTCGAATGTTATTTTGCAAATAATAAAGCAAGCAAAGCATTAATTATTGTTTCAGAAAACAATAGTGCATATAACGATGATTCTGACAAGAATTCGGGTTTTTTATGGGGCGATGGTGCAGCAGCAGTGGTTTTATCAAATGAAAGACATTCAGATGAAGACATTGAAGTGATTGATATAAATACCACTGGCTTAGGCAACATTGGCAAAAGTATAGAAGGCGTTTACCTAAGACCTGGTAATGGAGGTATAAAAATGCCTTTTGGAAAAGACGTTTTTCAATATGCGTGTACTTATATGATACAGGAAACAGAGCAAATTTTACACAAAAATGACATTCCTATCAGCCAATTGAACTACTTAATTCCACACCAGGCAAATAAACGAATTACCGATTATGTTGCTGAAAAATTGAAATTAAAACCATCTCAACTATTAACAAATATAGAATATTTAGGAAATACAGGTTCTGCAAGTACCCCCATTGTTTTATCTCAAAACTGGGATAGATTCAAACAAAATGACACAATCGTTATATCGGTTTTCGGTGGTGGTTATTCAAGTGGTGCCGTTTTATTGAAAAAATTATAA
- a CDS encoding outer membrane lipoprotein-sorting protein codes for MKSTFRTAVLTVLIGVSSIISANAQDATTILEKMDDVMYAPKDMTGKNTIILIDKNGNKEIREATIQQKGTDKRMFRFTAPASQEGIAILSLPNDVMYLYLPAFGRERRIASSAKNQNFAGTDFSYDDMESVPFSVKYTPKLAKTEGNVFVLELTPISGKSDYSKVIVRVNKTNYYPESMEYYNKGNNKIKEAKYTFKKIGNYWNASEIEMTDLKKNHKTKMQMSDVEYDTGLTDDDFTVRKLKQ; via the coding sequence ATGAAATCAACATTTAGAACAGCAGTATTAACTGTATTAATCGGAGTAAGCAGTATAATTTCTGCAAATGCACAAGATGCAACAACTATTTTGGAAAAAATGGACGATGTAATGTATGCCCCCAAAGACATGACAGGGAAAAATACAATTATCCTGATTGATAAAAATGGCAACAAAGAAATCCGTGAAGCGACCATTCAGCAGAAAGGAACCGATAAACGAATGTTTCGTTTTACTGCACCCGCATCACAGGAAGGCATCGCCATTTTATCACTTCCTAATGATGTAATGTATTTGTATTTACCGGCTTTTGGCAGAGAAAGAAGAATTGCTTCCAGCGCTAAAAATCAAAACTTTGCAGGCACCGATTTTTCTTATGACGATATGGAATCTGTACCATTCTCGGTAAAGTACACCCCAAAATTAGCAAAAACAGAAGGCAATGTATTTGTTTTGGAATTAACTCCTATAAGTGGTAAATCGGATTATTCGAAAGTAATTGTACGTGTTAATAAAACAAATTATTACCCAGAATCTATGGAATACTACAACAAGGGTAATAATAAAATAAAAGAAGCCAAATATACTTTCAAAAAGATTGGCAACTATTGGAATGCCTCAGAAATTGAAATGACCGACTTGAAGAAAAATCACAAAACTAAAATGCAAATGTCGGATGTGGAATACGACACGGGGTTAACAGACGATGACTTTACCGTTAGAAAATTGAAACAATAA
- a CDS encoding RND family transporter, translating to MNKFVKLIIRLKWLIISVVVVLTVFLGYQLRNLPINPDIIDSLPDDDPTAKLYKDIGTEFAGNDMGMIVLETKDVFNAEVIKHVKQITDSIKYTRGVSTVTSLTNILDIKSSDWGIEIGKLVDEYELPTDPSDLDSLKAYVLSKDMYRGVIVSDDCKATAIMFTLLPDADNQTIAKEIKEKIENMDLPETLYFGGLPMMMNDINDLIISDIIWLIPIVFLVIAIILWISFKSFRGVLLPLLVAGISVVWTLGIMSVAGYELTIISNIIPVVLLAVGSAYTIHVLNSINHMALQDRIQALIKGVAYIIIPVILAAVTTATGFVSFVFGAYLTMIKDFGIFTAVGTFIALLLSIFFVPALISALSTYRKKKPAENTEKKTVLTHKILLPLTKTLFKHPKYTITAWALILLVSVIGIFQIETSVNMADYFKKDNPTRVAEDVMQKKFGGSLPIFVVFKGDMQSPEVLQKMIETQRFMEEDPSIDITQSVADLIEQMNDAMGEGEKIPGEKAKIEQLWFLLDGQDVMPQLVNNDLTKGVIQSKFASVDTKNIEAFTKKMNRFIEENQNEYCQIELTGMPSVYDKLNSSLLNSQRNSLLIAIALVILIVSAILRSASKGVFAAIPVVATIIVLLGIMGITGIPLDIATVLVGSIALGIGIDYSIHIITGFNNHLLENGDAEKSIESVILLSGKAIIINVVSVLAGFLVLLFSQIVPLQNFGLLIGISMIGSGFSALSLLPAILILANRKHKIIANNH from the coding sequence ATGAACAAATTTGTAAAATTAATAATCAGACTAAAATGGCTGATAATTTCAGTTGTTGTGGTATTAACCGTTTTTTTGGGTTATCAACTAAGAAACTTGCCTATAAATCCTGATATTATTGATTCTTTACCCGATGATGACCCGACTGCCAAACTCTATAAAGATATAGGAACGGAATTTGCCGGAAATGATATGGGCATGATTGTGTTAGAAACTAAAGATGTTTTTAATGCAGAGGTTATTAAACATGTTAAACAAATTACTGATAGTATTAAATACACGCGAGGCGTTTCTACCGTAACAAGTTTAACGAATATACTTGATATTAAAAGCTCCGATTGGGGGATTGAAATAGGAAAGCTGGTTGATGAATATGAATTACCGACAGACCCATCTGACTTAGACAGCCTTAAAGCTTATGTTCTGTCAAAAGACATGTACCGGGGGGTAATTGTTTCCGATGACTGTAAGGCGACGGCAATCATGTTCACCCTGCTTCCGGATGCAGATAATCAAACTATTGCAAAAGAAATAAAGGAGAAGATTGAAAATATGGACCTGCCGGAAACACTATACTTTGGCGGGCTCCCAATGATGATGAACGATATTAACGATTTAATAATATCCGATATAATTTGGTTGATACCCATTGTTTTTCTTGTTATAGCAATTATTCTTTGGATTAGTTTTAAATCGTTTCGCGGCGTATTATTGCCGTTGCTGGTTGCCGGGATTTCTGTAGTCTGGACTTTGGGAATAATGTCTGTTGCAGGCTATGAGCTTACCATTATATCAAATATCATACCGGTTGTACTACTTGCGGTGGGCAGTGCCTATACCATTCATGTGCTGAACAGTATTAACCACATGGCCCTTCAGGACAGAATACAAGCATTAATCAAGGGGGTTGCATATATTATCATTCCGGTCATATTGGCAGCAGTCACGACTGCAACAGGTTTTGTTTCGTTCGTTTTTGGCGCATACCTTACAATGATTAAGGACTTTGGGATATTCACAGCAGTCGGTACATTCATCGCCTTGTTGTTGTCCATATTCTTTGTGCCGGCTCTGATTTCAGCTTTGTCAACGTATCGAAAGAAAAAACCTGCTGAAAATACAGAAAAGAAAACGGTCTTAACCCATAAAATATTATTACCGCTAACTAAAACACTTTTTAAACATCCTAAATATACTATTACTGCATGGGCATTAATTCTTCTGGTAAGTGTTATCGGGATTTTTCAAATTGAAACCAGTGTAAACATGGCAGATTATTTTAAAAAAGATAATCCTACCCGGGTGGCAGAAGATGTAATGCAGAAAAAATTTGGTGGGTCATTACCCATATTCGTTGTTTTTAAAGGCGATATGCAAAGTCCTGAAGTTCTACAAAAGATGATTGAAACGCAACGTTTTATGGAAGAAGACCCAAGTATTGACATAACCCAATCGGTGGCCGACCTTATTGAACAAATGAACGATGCCATGGGCGAAGGGGAAAAAATACCCGGTGAAAAGGCAAAAATTGAGCAATTATGGTTCCTGCTTGATGGACAGGATGTGATGCCGCAACTGGTTAATAACGACCTTACCAAAGGAGTAATTCAATCAAAATTTGCCTCAGTTGATACTAAAAACATTGAAGCATTTACTAAAAAAATGAACCGTTTTATTGAAGAAAACCAAAATGAATATTGCCAAATAGAGCTTACAGGTATGCCATCCGTTTACGATAAGCTCAATAGCAGCTTATTAAACAGCCAGCGCAACAGTTTGTTAATTGCTATTGCACTGGTTATATTGATTGTTAGCGCGATTTTGAGGTCTGCTTCTAAAGGAGTTTTTGCCGCAATTCCCGTGGTTGCAACGATTATTGTCCTGTTAGGAATAATGGGAATAACCGGAATTCCGCTCGATATAGCAACCGTATTGGTAGGCAGTATTGCTTTGGGTATAGGCATTGATTATTCTATCCATATTATCACCGGATTTAATAATCATCTGCTGGAAAACGGAGATGCCGAAAAATCAATCGAAAGCGTTATTTTATTGAGCGGCAAGGCAATAATAATTAATGTAGTATCGGTTTTAGCAGGATTTTTAGTGCTTCTGTTTTCTCAAATCGTACCCTTACAAAATTTCGGACTACTGATTGGCATTAGTATGATTGGTTCCGGGTTTAGTGCGCTATCACTGCTGCCTGCTATTCTTATACTGGCAAACAGAAAACATAAAATAATAGCAAATAATCATTAA
- a CDS encoding TetR/AcrR family transcriptional regulator: MSIDTTKDSILRVANQLFSRFGFHKTSMDEIAKNARKAKGSLYYHFASKEDLFREVILKEITNLKSQLGVIANNSDLDASQKLHSYLVKRMEILNSAASYHETLRADFFEHFHFIDDLRADLDTWEKENLKKIILQGVNTGEFTLVTDIDVLLDMFLMVLKGLEIPFFLQNKYEKYSPYFDGLINILNKGLAT, from the coding sequence ATGAGCATAGATACTACTAAAGATTCAATATTGAGAGTTGCAAACCAACTGTTTAGCCGGTTCGGGTTTCACAAAACCTCTATGGACGAAATAGCAAAAAATGCACGTAAAGCAAAAGGCTCGTTATACTACCATTTTGCGAGTAAAGAGGATTTATTCAGAGAAGTAATCTTAAAGGAAATTACTAACCTTAAAAGCCAGTTGGGAGTTATTGCTAACAATTCTGATTTGGATGCTTCTCAAAAGTTGCATAGCTATCTTGTCAAAAGAATGGAAATCCTTAATTCAGCAGCAAGTTACCATGAAACGCTAAGAGCCGATTTTTTTGAACATTTCCACTTTATAGACGACCTGAGAGCTGATTTAGATACCTGGGAAAAAGAAAACCTGAAGAAAATCATTCTTCAAGGTGTTAATACAGGCGAGTTTACTTTAGTTACAGATATTGACGTTTTGCTGGATATGTTTTTAATGGTTCTGAAAGGTCTTGAAATACCATTCTTTCTACAAAATAAGTACGAGAAATATTCACCTTACTTTGATGGATTAATAAACATATTGAATAAAGGTTTAGCCACCTGA
- a CDS encoding phage integrase SAM-like domain-containing protein: MNEAFEKKIESLEMEYSIGNASIYRTTLNALKRFKYYQTLRNRKEKEEFIQLCTKNKYKSKGKNKLDIQINIQFEELTPSFFNECETFWRETEITDSTIGLYMRTIRALINNKEGETAYISEKHYPFGTKRGKYIIPEGGRREIALSIEDIWRIEDFETDHPQLLLAKDIFAFMFYCNGLNFGDLCRLRYENIDAPSGEIVFQRKKTLRKGEKPTFIYAPMLPPMVEIINRQGNKEQDGYIFPFLNGIEPTIQNERNIKRQINFALDPINSSLKQIATALELDPNISTSYTRNSYISHLVSEMFVNPIIVRKMVGHSTKKDVTAGYVNLTAKKRLEINLKLLNPEKRYAVINSGRVI, from the coding sequence GTGAATGAAGCTTTTGAGAAAAAGATTGAATCGCTGGAGATGGAGTACAGCATAGGGAATGCTTCCATCTATCGGACAACGCTGAATGCGTTGAAAAGATTCAAATATTACCAGACCCTCCGGAACAGAAAGGAAAAAGAAGAATTCATTCAACTATGCACGAAAAACAAGTACAAATCGAAAGGAAAAAACAAGCTTGACATACAGATCAACATCCAATTCGAGGAATTGACACCCAGCTTCTTCAACGAATGTGAGACGTTCTGGAGAGAAACAGAGATCACCGACTCGACCATAGGGCTGTACATGAGGACCATCAGGGCATTGATCAACAACAAAGAGGGGGAGACAGCATATATCAGCGAGAAGCATTATCCATTTGGAACGAAAAGGGGCAAGTACATCATCCCAGAAGGAGGCAGAAGAGAGATAGCACTGTCGATTGAGGATATCTGGAGAATTGAGGACTTTGAGACCGATCATCCGCAGCTGTTGCTAGCAAAAGACATCTTCGCGTTCATGTTCTACTGCAATGGCTTGAACTTTGGAGATCTCTGCCGATTGCGCTATGAAAACATCGATGCACCATCCGGAGAGATTGTATTCCAAAGAAAGAAAACATTGCGAAAAGGGGAGAAACCGACCTTCATCTATGCTCCGATGCTTCCGCCGATGGTTGAGATCATCAACCGGCAGGGGAACAAAGAACAGGACGGGTATATATTTCCTTTTCTGAACGGCATTGAACCAACCATACAGAATGAAAGAAACATCAAACGTCAAATCAATTTTGCCCTGGATCCGATCAACTCGTCCTTGAAACAGATCGCGACAGCGCTTGAGCTGGATCCCAATATTTCAACTTCCTACACCCGAAACAGCTACATTTCCCATCTCGTGAGTGAGATGTTTGTCAATCCGATTATAGTAAGGAAAATGGTCGGCCACAGTACGAAGAAAGATGTCACGGCCGGGTATGTAAACCTGACGGCAAAAAAGAGGCTGGAGATCAATTTGAAGCTACTGAATCCGGAGAAGAGGTATGCGGTGATTAATTCAGGAAGGGTAATCTAG
- a CDS encoding DUF3137 domain-containing protein, giving the protein MKTENEFRSFYRTTLQPSLLDLNKFRRQTRAKNIRITLLYILILALLFVIGFVVNRMIYGVWFTESKANVPIILTVIVVILSLFYYFGLIHANRKKFVSRYKNDIISSIVQFIDESLLYEAENHVPQREFIASGLFYPKPDRYSGDDCVSGKIDKTEIAFSEIHAQYKTVVSDDEDGKSERWIPLFGGLFFKADFNKHFKGEYYVLPDRAEKLFGRAGKLFHSSKNRFGELIRLEDPEFEKEFVVYGIDQVEARYILSASLMRRLLDFKQRTGKKMQVSFVKSSLYIAIPYRKPLFEPRYYSSILSEDKTTEYFLDLEMAIAIVTELNLNTRIWSKQ; this is encoded by the coding sequence ATGAAAACCGAAAACGAATTCAGATCATTTTACAGGACAACGCTTCAGCCGTCACTATTGGATCTGAATAAGTTCCGACGCCAGACACGCGCCAAAAACATCCGTATCACCCTTCTATACATCCTTATCCTTGCTCTTCTCTTCGTGATTGGGTTTGTTGTGAACAGGATGATTTACGGTGTCTGGTTCACCGAAAGCAAGGCCAACGTACCAATCATTCTAACAGTAATTGTTGTCATTCTCTCTCTCTTCTATTACTTTGGCCTTATTCATGCAAACAGAAAGAAATTTGTCAGCCGCTACAAGAACGACATCATCAGCTCAATTGTACAGTTCATTGACGAGAGTCTGCTCTACGAAGCCGAGAACCATGTCCCCCAGCGAGAGTTCATCGCTTCCGGATTGTTCTATCCGAAACCCGACCGCTACAGCGGAGACGACTGCGTGAGTGGCAAAATTGATAAGACAGAAATCGCTTTTTCCGAGATACATGCCCAATACAAAACGGTAGTGAGTGACGACGAAGATGGCAAATCGGAGAGATGGATCCCACTCTTCGGTGGGTTGTTTTTCAAAGCCGATTTCAACAAGCATTTCAAAGGGGAATATTATGTTTTACCCGATAGGGCTGAGAAACTGTTCGGACGGGCAGGAAAACTATTTCACAGTTCAAAAAACCGCTTCGGTGAACTGATCCGCCTTGAGGATCCTGAATTTGAAAAGGAGTTCGTGGTGTATGGCATAGATCAGGTGGAGGCCCGCTACATCCTTTCTGCCAGTCTGATGAGGCGCCTCCTCGATTTTAAACAACGCACAGGAAAGAAGATGCAGGTCTCCTTTGTGAAATCTTCCCTCTATATCGCCATTCCCTACCGGAAACCACTCTTTGAACCCCGTTATTACTCGTCGATACTCTCAGAAGATAAGACAACAGAGTATTTCCTTGACCTGGAGATGGCCATTGCCATCGTGACAGAACTGAACCTCAACACCCGCATCTGGAGTAAACAGTGA
- a CDS encoding LemA family protein, with product METFTIILIAAPLVFLLLLYVILSNRLTFRRNQADNAFASLDAYLKKRFDLIPNLVAAVQQYMGHEKSVLTEITALRSEAMKSGLSSDEVIEINNRMNRAMRSVNVAMENYPDLKSNTNILQLQASLNEVEEQISAARRAYNASVLAFNNGVQLFPSSLIASIRGVSPKPYLETPDTERNNIDVNSLFNSRR from the coding sequence ATGGAAACATTCACCATCATTCTCATTGCAGCACCTCTTGTTTTCCTGCTGCTCCTGTATGTCATCCTCTCCAACAGACTTACTTTCCGGCGTAATCAGGCCGATAATGCATTCGCAAGCCTCGATGCCTACCTCAAAAAACGATTCGACCTGATTCCAAACCTGGTTGCTGCGGTGCAACAATATATGGGACACGAGAAAAGCGTTCTTACCGAGATCACCGCACTGCGGAGCGAGGCCATGAAATCCGGCTTGAGCAGTGATGAGGTGATCGAGATCAACAACAGGATGAACCGTGCCATGCGTTCTGTGAACGTGGCGATGGAGAACTATCCGGACCTGAAATCGAACACGAACATCCTACAGTTGCAGGCATCACTCAACGAGGTGGAAGAACAGATCTCAGCTGCCAGACGGGCATACAACGCTTCAGTACTCGCATTCAACAACGGCGTTCAGTTGTTCCCGTCGAGTTTGATTGCCTCCATCCGGGGGGTCAGCCCCAAGCCATATCTGGAAACACCCGATACTGAAAGAAACAACATCGATGTCAATTCTCTGTTTAACTCACGTCGATGA
- a CDS encoding glycoside hydrolase family 9 protein translates to MNKTIFFFLTGICSLMIFPSLRAQEFQLGKSGYFQNKGVEVMAYDDIYPEGHQGGVSLIMHGNRVATNGDIRLEPTPGQWQPVPKQNRRDADIDANSITAHLTFPDSARHMTGFNPMIYPDFMFHYKVSVRGDGAAVVVTVDLDRPVPEKFLGKVGFNLELFPGTLFGKPWIMDGQSGFFPQQPNGPTLQEPSNHPHQGDYNPGGKASVAQLSGTGYSPIIADDIVSEPYAVGKRFTVRPDDPYNRFTIESKGTNLKLYDGRMNHNNGWFVLRSEVPARKTDGAIEWVITPNVVEEWLYRPVIQTSQVGYHPAQPKVAVIELDNRETKRLQAVLYRITEEGRQEVAAAPASEWGKFLRYNYLKFDFSEVKEEGLYQVGYGDSRSSVFRIAGDVYDRGVWQPVLEYFLPVQMCHLRVNEKYRVWHDFCHMDDARMAPVDFNHIDGYVQGPSTLTKFNPGDQVAGLNVGGWHDAGDFDLRVESQAGETYILALAYEAFGKQYDATAIDQSSRVVEIHQPDGKPDMLQQIEHGALSVVGGYRALGRLYRGIICNDLRQYVMLGDAGAMTDNNPGNGDDRWVFTEENPTRELTTAAQLAATSRVLKGFNDTLSVQALEVARELFDRTPVAAPSKASKLHAATELYLTTDEEQYRNVLLQEREFIADNIERVGWFVGRAEQKMNDARFSKAVRDALLGFRDQLEEQGAETPYGVPYRPNIWGAGWDIQRFGYNHYFLHTAYPDIFGPEFIYNALNFILGCHPGSNTASFASGVGARSATVGYGLNRADWSYIPGGVVSGTALIRPDFPELLEFPFLWQQVEYVMGGGSSHYMFLVLAAQQLLSE, encoded by the coding sequence ATGAACAAAACAATTTTTTTCTTTCTGACAGGAATTTGCAGCCTGATGATCTTCCCCTCGCTGAGAGCGCAGGAGTTTCAATTAGGGAAATCCGGATATTTCCAAAACAAAGGGGTCGAGGTGATGGCTTACGACGATATCTACCCCGAGGGACACCAGGGTGGGGTGTCGCTCATCATGCATGGCAACCGGGTGGCTACCAACGGTGACATCCGCCTGGAGCCGACGCCGGGGCAATGGCAGCCCGTTCCCAAACAAAACAGACGGGATGCTGATATCGATGCCAACAGCATCACAGCCCATCTCACCTTTCCCGATTCTGCCCGTCATATGACAGGCTTCAATCCGATGATATATCCCGATTTCATGTTCCACTACAAGGTGAGCGTACGGGGTGACGGAGCAGCAGTAGTGGTCACCGTAGACCTGGACCGGCCTGTTCCCGAGAAGTTCCTCGGCAAGGTGGGGTTCAACCTGGAGCTCTTTCCCGGCACGCTCTTCGGGAAGCCATGGATCATGGACGGGCAGAGCGGCTTCTTCCCCCAGCAGCCCAACGGTCCCACGCTGCAGGAACCATCAAACCATCCCCATCAGGGCGATTACAACCCCGGCGGAAAAGCTTCGGTGGCGCAGCTGAGCGGTACAGGCTACAGTCCCATCATCGCCGATGATATTGTCTCGGAGCCCTATGCCGTGGGAAAGCGATTCACGGTGCGCCCCGATGATCCCTACAACCGATTCACCATCGAGTCGAAGGGCACAAACCTGAAACTGTACGATGGTCGTATGAACCACAACAACGGCTGGTTCGTGCTCCGAAGTGAGGTCCCTGCCAGAAAGACCGATGGTGCCATTGAGTGGGTGATCACACCCAATGTGGTGGAGGAGTGGCTCTACCGACCGGTGATACAGACCTCGCAGGTGGGGTACCACCCCGCTCAGCCCAAGGTTGCAGTGATTGAGCTGGACAACAGGGAAACGAAGCGCCTCCAGGCGGTGCTCTATCGGATCACGGAAGAGGGCAGGCAGGAGGTCGCGGCTGCACCTGCCTCAGAGTGGGGCAAATTTTTGCGATACAACTACCTCAAGTTCGATTTCTCGGAAGTGAAAGAGGAGGGCCTTTATCAGGTGGGTTACGGAGATTCACGTTCTTCGGTGTTCCGCATAGCGGGTGATGTTTACGATCGAGGCGTCTGGCAGCCGGTGCTGGAGTATTTCCTGCCTGTGCAGATGTGCCACCTGCGGGTGAATGAGAAATATCGTGTGTGGCATGATTTCTGTCACATGGATGACGCCCGTATGGCTCCCGTCGACTTCAACCACATCGACGGCTATGTGCAGGGTCCCTCTACCCTTACGAAGTTCAACCCTGGTGATCAGGTGGCGGGATTGAATGTCGGTGGCTGGCACGACGCGGGGGACTTCGACCTGCGCGTGGAGTCGCAGGCGGGTGAGACCTATATCCTGGCATTGGCCTATGAAGCATTCGGCAAGCAGTATGATGCCACCGCCATTGACCAGAGCTCACGAGTGGTTGAGATCCATCAGCCGGATGGAAAACCTGACATGCTGCAGCAGATTGAGCATGGTGCGTTGAGTGTGGTGGGCGGATACCGCGCCCTGGGCCGATTGTATCGCGGCATCATCTGCAATGACCTCCGACAATATGTCATGCTGGGTGATGCGGGTGCGATGACCGACAACAACCCCGGGAACGGAGACGATCGTTGGGTCTTCACAGAGGAGAACCCCACCCGTGAGTTGACCACTGCCGCTCAGCTGGCCGCCACCTCACGTGTGTTGAAAGGTTTTAACGATACGCTGAGTGTCCAGGCTCTGGAGGTTGCCCGCGAACTGTTCGACAGGACGCCTGTGGCAGCACCATCGAAAGCATCGAAACTGCACGCCGCAACGGAACTCTACCTGACCACCGATGAAGAGCAATACAGGAACGTTCTTTTGCAGGAGCGTGAATTTATAGCGGATAACATTGAACGTGTGGGCTGGTTCGTGGGTCGTGCCGAGCAGAAGATGAACGATGCCCGGTTCTCCAAAGCGGTCCGAGATGCCCTGCTGGGCTTTCGCGATCAGCTGGAGGAACAGGGCGCAGAAACACCTTACGGCGTTCCTTATCGGCCCAATATCTGGGGTGCCGGCTGGGATATACAGCGTTTTGGTTACAACCACTACTTCCTTCACACCGCCTATCCCGACATCTTCGGTCCGGAGTTCATCTACAACGCCCTTAACTTCATTCTGGGATGTCACCCCGGTTCCAACACTGCGTCGTTTGCCTCAGGAGTGGGTGCCCGGTCGGCCACGGTGGGGTATGGGTTGAATCGAGCGGACTGGTCCTATATCCCCGGGGGAGTGGTTTCCGGTACGGCGCTAATCCGTCCCGACTTTCCCGAACTGCTGGAGTTCCCCTTCCTGTGGCAGCAGGTGGAATATGTGATGGGCGGAGGCTCCTCCCACTACATGTTCCTGGTGCTGGCAGCACAGCAACTATTGTCTGAATAA